One region of Skermanella mucosa genomic DNA includes:
- a CDS encoding cytochrome C oxidase subunit IV family protein, with amino-acid sequence MTVLTRTWILLIALTSLSLLAGRPGGEGSIGLFGVGLVLMAANFKADQILTHFLGLQRAGSGWRMLFRVMLTLLGVTIFAIYALTPMITDASR; translated from the coding sequence ATGACTGTCCTGACACGCACCTGGATCCTTCTGATAGCGCTAACCTCGCTTTCCCTTCTGGCGGGTAGACCCGGCGGCGAGGGCAGCATCGGCCTGTTTGGTGTCGGCCTAGTGCTGATGGCTGCCAACTTCAAGGCCGACCAGATCCTCACCCATTTCCTAGGCCTCCAGCGCGCCGGATCGGGCTGGCGCATGCTGTTCCGGGTCATGCTCACGTTGCTGGGAGTGACGATATTCGCGATCTATGCGCTCACGCCCATGATCACGGATGCCTCCCGCTGA
- a CDS encoding FAD:protein FMN transferase encodes MGRILSRRRFLNLAAGVTTMGLMPLPASAASPLLHRWSGAALGGPASIAIHHPDPGTAAHLIERCLAEIGRLESIFSLYRPGSALCRLNRDGHLDGPPSDLVVLLSDCVRFSQLTGGAFDVTVQPLWRLYADHFSRTDAPAEGPGRDAVERVLDLVGYDGLLIEADRVAFAKKGMAITLNGIAQGFITDRIAEILQSGGCDSVLADLGEIRAFGTHPNGRAWQIGLADPRATDQIARTLDIRNQAVATSAATGFQFGSSGRFHHLLDPATGTSAGRYAGVSVVARDATTADALSTALTLMPMTEADRVLSAAGGSMALFTDPVGTTQIRKGDLSGNT; translated from the coding sequence ATGGGACGGATCCTCTCGCGCCGCCGCTTTCTGAACCTCGCCGCGGGCGTCACCACGATGGGCCTGATGCCGCTGCCGGCATCGGCCGCATCCCCTCTGCTGCACCGCTGGAGCGGCGCAGCACTCGGCGGGCCGGCGTCGATCGCGATCCACCATCCCGACCCGGGCACTGCCGCCCACCTGATCGAGCGGTGCCTCGCCGAGATCGGCCGTCTGGAAAGCATCTTCAGCCTTTACCGCCCGGGCTCGGCATTGTGCAGGCTGAACCGTGACGGACATCTGGACGGTCCGCCGTCGGATCTGGTGGTGCTGCTGAGCGACTGCGTCCGGTTCAGCCAGCTAACCGGCGGCGCTTTCGATGTCACGGTTCAGCCGCTGTGGCGCCTCTATGCCGACCATTTTTCCAGGACCGACGCGCCTGCCGAAGGTCCTGGCCGGGATGCCGTCGAACGCGTCCTTGACCTAGTCGGATATGACGGATTGCTGATCGAAGCGGACCGCGTGGCCTTCGCGAAAAAAGGCATGGCTATCACACTCAACGGCATCGCTCAGGGTTTCATCACCGATCGTATTGCTGAAATCCTTCAGTCGGGCGGATGCGACAGCGTGTTGGCCGATCTCGGCGAGATCCGGGCTTTCGGCACTCATCCGAATGGGCGGGCGTGGCAGATCGGTCTGGCCGACCCGCGGGCGACCGACCAGATCGCACGCACGCTGGACATAAGGAACCAGGCGGTTGCGACATCAGCGGCAACCGGGTTCCAGTTCGGCTCCTCCGGGCGCTTTCACCATCTCCTCGACCCCGCGACCGGAACAAGCGCCGGGCGGTATGCCGGCGTTTCCGTGGTCGCGCGCGATGCCACCACGGCCGATGCCCTTTCGACGGCCCTGACCCTGATGCCCATGACTGAGGCTGACAGGGTGCTGAGTGCTGCCGGCGGCTCTATGGCTCTGTTCACCGACCCCGTCGGAACAACACAAATCCGCAAAGGAGACCTGTCAGGAAATACTTGA
- a CDS encoding nitrous oxide reductase accessory protein NosL: MTRPAPTFLVSTILGAVLLLLGACGEEQQASAPPTPYEVTDEAIGHYCGMALAEHPGPKGQAILRSRDEPVWFSSARDAIAFTKLPEEPKDIAAIYVTDMAAVKDWDHPEPGTWVDARHAWYVIGSTRKGGMGGDEAVPFGQEQAARQFAEIHGGQVVAFDAVPESYVLGSSDHSGH; encoded by the coding sequence ATGACGCGCCCTGCACCAACCTTCCTGGTATCGACCATCCTGGGAGCAGTGCTCCTGCTGCTCGGGGCCTGCGGGGAGGAACAGCAGGCGTCGGCTCCCCCAACTCCGTACGAGGTGACAGACGAGGCAATAGGGCACTATTGCGGGATGGCGCTCGCCGAGCATCCCGGCCCCAAGGGGCAGGCGATCCTGCGCAGCCGGGACGAGCCGGTCTGGTTCTCCTCCGCCCGTGATGCCATCGCCTTCACTAAACTGCCCGAGGAGCCTAAGGACATCGCCGCGATCTACGTGACGGACATGGCCGCGGTGAAGGACTGGGATCATCCCGAACCCGGGACCTGGGTCGATGCGCGCCATGCCTGGTACGTGATCGGCAGCACCAGGAAGGGCGGCATGGGCGGCGACGAGGCGGTTCCCTTCGGCCAGGAGCAGGCCGCCCGGCAGTTTGCCGAGATCCATGGCGGTCAGGTCGTCGCCTTCGACGCGGTGCCCGAGAGCTATGTGCTGGGCAGTTCGGATCATTCGGGTCATTGA
- a CDS encoding ABC transporter permease subunit produces the protein MRHILTLAGREIRDGLRNRWVLAITVLMAALALTLSFLGSAPTGTVGVGPVEVTVVSLSSLTIFLLPLIALLLSYDALVGEFERGTMLLLLTYPVSRLQIIIGKFLGHVSILAFATVLGYGAAGLALAAGGSGGNLAVWRPFVAMIGSSVLLGAAFVALGYLISAAVGNRGTAAGLAVGAWLLFVLLYDMALLGVLVADGGRIMTPEIVNVLLLLNPADAYRLFNLTGFANVSVFAGVAGLAETLRLPPALLLTALAAWIAVPLVLATLLFQKRQV, from the coding sequence ATGAGGCACATCCTGACCCTTGCCGGCCGGGAGATCCGTGACGGTCTCCGCAATCGCTGGGTTCTGGCGATTACGGTGCTGATGGCGGCCCTCGCCCTGACCCTGTCCTTCCTCGGTAGTGCTCCGACAGGAACCGTCGGTGTCGGCCCGGTCGAGGTGACCGTCGTCAGCCTGTCCAGCCTGACGATCTTCCTGCTGCCATTGATAGCCCTGCTGCTGTCCTACGATGCGCTGGTCGGGGAATTCGAGCGCGGCACGATGCTGCTGCTGCTGACATATCCGGTTTCCCGCCTGCAGATCATCATCGGCAAGTTCCTGGGGCACGTGTCGATCCTCGCCTTTGCCACGGTGCTCGGCTACGGGGCCGCCGGCCTGGCACTGGCGGCAGGGGGGAGTGGGGGCAATCTCGCCGTCTGGCGGCCGTTCGTTGCCATGATCGGATCCTCCGTCCTGCTCGGCGCCGCATTCGTAGCCCTCGGCTACCTGATCAGCGCCGCGGTTGGCAACCGCGGCACGGCGGCGGGGCTTGCGGTCGGAGCCTGGCTGTTGTTCGTCCTGCTCTACGACATGGCGCTTCTGGGTGTTCTCGTCGCGGACGGTGGGCGGATCATGACCCCCGAGATCGTCAACGTGCTGCTGCTGCTGAACCCGGCGGATGCGTATCGCCTGTTCAATCTTACTGGTTTCGCCAATGTCAGCGTCTTCGCAGGCGTGGCCGGCCTGGCCGAGACCCTGCGTCTGCCGCCGGCACTCCTGCTGACCGCGCTGGCGGCCTGGATCGCCGTACCGCTGGTCCTGGCGACCCTGCTTTTTCAGAAGAGGCAAGTATGA
- a CDS encoding transposase encodes MAESAVPGANISEIARRNGVNRGLLTVWRREAGAVPEAMPAQTPLFVPVTVVEEPAPAPPRDRRQASRETVPGRIEMDLRSGRLVFHGAVDPGLAAAVVAAARGRG; translated from the coding sequence GTGGCGGAGAGCGCGGTACCGGGCGCCAACATCTCCGAGATCGCGCGGCGGAACGGAGTGAACCGCGGCCTGCTCACGGTCTGGCGCCGGGAGGCAGGTGCCGTCCCGGAAGCGATGCCGGCGCAGACGCCGCTGTTCGTCCCGGTCACCGTGGTCGAGGAGCCTGCGCCCGCTCCTCCGCGGGACCGGCGTCAAGCATCCCGGGAGACGGTGCCGGGCCGGATCGAGATGGATCTGCGCAGCGGGCGGCTGGTGTTCCACGGCGCCGTCGATCCCGGCCTCGCCGCGGCGGTCGTCGCGGCCGCCCGAGGGCGGGGATGA
- the tnpB gene encoding IS66 family insertion sequence element accessory protein TnpB (TnpB, as the term is used for proteins encoded by IS66 family insertion elements, is considered an accessory protein, since TnpC, encoded by a neighboring gene, is a DDE family transposase.) yields the protein MITPRPGLKVVLATQPIDFRKGVHGLVALVAEALKADPYCGDVFVFRSKRKDRLKLLIWDGSGLILATKWLEDGGFPWPPVQDGAVRLSAVQFALLLDGLEWRAAAPPPVKTPRWMG from the coding sequence ATGATCACGCCGCGTCCCGGCCTCAAGGTCGTGCTCGCCACGCAGCCGATCGATTTCCGCAAAGGGGTCCACGGCCTGGTCGCCCTGGTGGCCGAGGCGCTGAAGGCGGATCCCTACTGCGGCGACGTCTTCGTCTTCCGCTCCAAGCGCAAGGACCGGCTTAAACTTTTGATCTGGGACGGCAGCGGATTGATCCTCGCAACAAAGTGGCTGGAGGACGGCGGATTCCCCTGGCCGCCGGTCCAGGACGGCGCGGTCCGGCTGAGCGCGGTCCAGTTCGCGCTGCTACTCGACGGACTGGAGTGGCGCGCGGCCGCACCGCCACCCGTGAAGACGCCCCGGTGGATGGGCTGA
- a CDS encoding SDR family NAD(P)-dependent oxidoreductase, which translates to MPRVLEGKVAVITGASTGIGRAVSERYLDAGARLVVFARDREGLEVIRASAPDAVLAVAGDVTKSADLQRLVEDTALHYGSVDIVVPNAGMAKVVSFADSTEEAIQEQFSVNFVGAVQTARLFLPHINRGGSILFNTSFLTQVGFPGLAIYSASKAALKSVTQTLAAELAPQGIRVNAIAPGPIATPLWGKVGLQPDTLQAVAEQINARLMPGQFGKPEDIAEMAVFLASDAARNIYGQEIVIDGGYTVG; encoded by the coding sequence ATGCCGAGGGTGCTCGAGGGAAAAGTCGCCGTCATCACCGGTGCCAGTACCGGGATAGGCCGGGCAGTTTCCGAGCGTTACCTGGATGCTGGCGCGCGTCTGGTTGTCTTTGCCCGGGACCGGGAAGGGTTGGAGGTGATCCGCGCGTCCGCCCCGGATGCCGTACTCGCTGTCGCCGGCGACGTCACAAAATCTGCCGACCTGCAGAGGTTAGTGGAGGACACCGCTCTACACTACGGCAGTGTCGATATCGTCGTCCCGAACGCCGGTATGGCCAAAGTGGTGTCCTTCGCGGACAGCACGGAGGAGGCGATCCAGGAGCAATTCAGCGTCAACTTCGTAGGCGCCGTGCAGACCGCCCGGCTCTTCCTGCCGCATATCAACCGGGGCGGCTCGATCCTGTTCAACACCAGCTTCCTGACCCAGGTCGGCTTTCCCGGGCTCGCCATCTACAGCGCCAGCAAGGCGGCTCTGAAATCGGTTACCCAGACGCTGGCGGCCGAACTGGCGCCGCAGGGTATCCGCGTCAACGCGATCGCACCCGGCCCGATCGCCACCCCTCTGTGGGGCAAGGTCGGACTTCAGCCGGACACGCTGCAGGCTGTTGCGGAACAGATCAACGCCAGGCTGATGCCCGGCCAGTTCGGCAAGCCCGAGGATATCGCCGAGATGGCCGTCTTCCTGGCCTCCGACGCTGCCCGCAACATCTACGGCCAGGAGATCGTGATCGACGGCGGCTACACCGTCGGATGA
- a CDS encoding pentapeptide repeat-containing protein gives MRASTYLGFGLSAFVVFSAGTASAQQTIRGCEIKPRTGCAGADLSGQNLLNADLAGADLSNANLSGADLRGADLYRADLSGADLSNANLSNAILNRSDLSGANLSGADLTAAQIRAADMGRANLTGADLKRIELTYTNLAGVTWVDGRTCAEGSSGDCK, from the coding sequence ATGCGAGCATCGACTTACCTGGGCTTTGGCCTTTCCGCCTTCGTGGTTTTCAGCGCCGGAACCGCTTCGGCGCAGCAGACCATACGAGGCTGTGAAATAAAGCCTCGCACAGGTTGTGCGGGAGCCGATCTGTCTGGCCAAAATCTGTTGAATGCCGACTTGGCCGGCGCCGATTTGTCGAATGCGAACTTATCTGGAGCCGATCTCCGCGGGGCGGATCTGTACCGGGCGGACTTGTCAGGTGCCGATCTTTCGAATGCGAACCTGTCCAATGCGATACTCAATCGCTCTGACTTGTCCGGCGCGAACCTTTCGGGCGCTGATCTTACCGCAGCTCAGATCCGCGCCGCCGATATGGGTCGGGCAAACCTCACCGGCGCCGATCTCAAGCGCATCGAGTTGACTTATACCAACCTGGCAGGTGTCACTTGGGTTGATGGACGCACCTGCGCGGAAGGATCAAGCGGTGATTGCAAGTGA
- a CDS encoding YecA/YgfB family protein produces MTAEPAAQTGPAAPRTMLDAEELEAYLRGRAAPVSRLDGLDGYLTAVLIGPKFLDPRIWLGDLLGDHALLAAESTREHRAVQAVADHHNRLSETMAQFPGLYRPHLAPHHAGGLDPIFWSLGFLVATRLAPRAWKSVTNPGKPEHAPFQALGPVLFGTAAIAEADVPAVAKAILDLREHFKARRNRSMR; encoded by the coding sequence ATGACGGCCGAGCCCGCTGCGCAGACCGGGCCGGCGGCGCCCAGGACGATGCTGGACGCGGAGGAGCTCGAAGCGTACCTGCGGGGCCGGGCGGCGCCGGTGTCGCGCCTGGACGGCCTCGACGGCTACCTGACCGCCGTGCTGATCGGGCCGAAGTTCCTCGATCCGCGGATCTGGCTCGGCGACCTGCTGGGCGACCACGCCCTGCTCGCCGCGGAGAGCACTCGGGAACACCGGGCCGTCCAGGCCGTGGCGGACCACCATAACCGCCTGTCGGAGACGATGGCGCAGTTCCCCGGCCTGTACCGGCCGCACCTGGCGCCGCACCACGCAGGAGGGCTGGACCCGATCTTCTGGTCGCTTGGGTTCCTGGTGGCCACCCGGCTGGCGCCGCGCGCGTGGAAGAGCGTGACCAACCCGGGCAAACCGGAACACGCTCCGTTCCAGGCCCTGGGCCCCGTGCTGTTCGGCACGGCGGCCATCGCCGAGGCCGACGTCCCGGCCGTAGCCAAGGCCATCCTGGACTTGCGCGAACACTTCAAGGCCCGCCGCAACAGATCCATGCGGTGA
- the istB gene encoding IS21-like element helper ATPase IstB, which produces MSATDPIDTARLSLALGDLRLPAIKVIWPDFADRADKEGWPAARFLAALTEHEIAERSRRRIERHLDEARLPPGKTLESFEFEAVPMVGKAQVMALVAGDSWLEKGANLILFGPAGGGKSHLAAAIGYALVENGWRVLFARTTDLVQKLQVARRDLALESALAKLDKYHLLILDDFAYVAKDQAETSVLFELIGTRYERRSLLITANQPFGDWGGIFPNQAMTLAAIDRLVHHATIFEMNVESYRRRVALERKRGPGRPPSRATINANLIDAPRQDT; this is translated from the coding sequence ATGAGTGCGACCGATCCCATCGACACCGCCCGCCTGTCGCTGGCCCTGGGCGACCTGCGCCTGCCGGCCATCAAGGTGATCTGGCCGGACTTCGCCGACCGGGCCGACAAGGAAGGCTGGCCCGCCGCCCGGTTCCTGGCCGCCCTGACCGAGCACGAGATCGCCGAGCGCTCCCGCCGCCGGATCGAGCGTCATCTCGACGAGGCCAGGCTGCCTCCGGGCAAGACCCTGGAGAGCTTCGAGTTCGAGGCGGTCCCCATGGTCGGCAAGGCCCAGGTGATGGCCCTCGTCGCCGGCGACAGCTGGCTGGAAAAAGGCGCCAACCTGATCCTGTTCGGTCCGGCCGGCGGCGGCAAGTCGCACTTGGCGGCCGCGATCGGCTACGCCCTGGTGGAGAATGGCTGGCGCGTCCTGTTCGCCCGAACCACCGACCTGGTCCAGAAGCTTCAGGTCGCCAGGCGGGATCTGGCTCTGGAGTCCGCCCTCGCCAAGCTGGACAAGTATCACCTCCTGATCCTCGATGACTTCGCCTACGTTGCCAAGGACCAGGCGGAAACAAGCGTCCTGTTTGAACTGATTGGAACCCGGTACGAGCGGCGGTCATTGCTGATCACGGCGAACCAGCCGTTCGGCGACTGGGGCGGCATCTTCCCCAACCAAGCCATGACCCTGGCCGCCATCGACCGGCTCGTCCACCACGCCACCATCTTCGAGATGAACGTGGAGAGCTATCGTCGAAGGGTCGCACTGGAACGAAAACGCGGACCTGGACGGCCGCCGTCCCGAGCGACAATCAACGCGAACTTGATTGACGCTCCACGACAGGACACTTGA
- a CDS encoding DUF6522 family protein, producing MTILRTSPIGIIGSKVAEVHAAGDLVFDAEAVAPLLGLTAKTFMDDLRKGILYQMFERGTEEDLGKSRVTFRHRARQAILTIDDHGRVLDVT from the coding sequence ATGACAATTCTGCGCACCAGCCCGATTGGCATTATCGGCAGCAAGGTGGCCGAAGTGCACGCGGCCGGGGATCTCGTCTTCGACGCGGAGGCTGTTGCTCCTCTCCTGGGGCTGACAGCCAAAACCTTCATGGATGACCTCAGGAAAGGCATCCTCTACCAGATGTTCGAGCGGGGAACGGAGGAGGATCTGGGTAAAAGCAGGGTGACGTTTCGCCACAGGGCGCGGCAAGCCATTCTGACCATAGACGATCATGGACGTGTGCTCGATGTCACCTGA
- a CDS encoding cytochrome c oxidase subunit 3 family protein: MDVCSMSPEENPDTWPREQITSFEDTDSPDRNGPAEGADWGPLSSLPGNPMMWILILGELAVFGALFVGFATARALDPNTFNTSQAHLDGLLGGLNTMVLVTSGWLVAVAVQRKASNRSHRAAMLGAMAFGWMFLAIKVVEYADKIGQGFTPETDMFFQLYYLMTGFHALHVVMGLIILGIVTWHDSLENMETGAAFWHMVDLIWVLLYPIVYLLR; this comes from the coding sequence ATGGACGTGTGCTCGATGTCACCTGAGGAGAACCCAGACACCTGGCCGCGGGAGCAGATCACATCCTTCGAAGACACCGATTCGCCTGACCGGAACGGGCCAGCCGAGGGCGCGGACTGGGGTCCGCTGTCCAGCCTGCCCGGCAATCCCATGATGTGGATCCTAATCCTGGGCGAACTGGCGGTTTTCGGGGCATTGTTCGTCGGGTTCGCAACGGCGCGCGCTCTCGATCCCAACACCTTCAACACCTCGCAGGCCCATCTCGACGGCCTCCTCGGCGGGCTGAACACCATGGTCCTCGTAACCAGCGGCTGGCTCGTCGCCGTCGCCGTCCAGCGCAAGGCGTCGAACCGCAGCCACCGGGCGGCCATGCTGGGCGCCATGGCATTTGGCTGGATGTTCCTCGCGATCAAGGTCGTTGAATACGCCGATAAGATCGGCCAGGGCTTCACGCCCGAAACAGACATGTTTTTCCAACTCTACTACCTGATGACCGGTTTCCATGCACTGCACGTCGTCATGGGCCTGATCATCCTGGGCATCGTCACTTGGCATGACAGCTTGGAGAACATGGAAACCGGTGCGGCGTTCTGGCACATGGTTGACCTGATCTGGGTGCTGCTTTACCCCATCGTCTATCTGCTGCGGTGA
- the tnpC gene encoding IS66 family transposase: MKPLYERLLLYIRSQERVFCDETPLPRLDPGRGRTRICQLWAQAVDDRPWQGPARPAVGYVFAEGRDTAAIQDQLAGFDGLLQVDGYAAYKALVRRRKRATIRLVFCLSHARRKFVAVFRTTRSEVAREVIGRIGEVYAIEARIRGTTAETRLRVRQDRSRPILEALKVRLMAVRAEISGQSSLAKAIAYTLGHWDGLVAFLEDGRIEVDTNTVERLMRPIGLGRKNALFAGSAAGGRDWAILASLINSARLNGLDPFSYLADVLERIVSGAVKANDLDRLLPWAWKAERDADAGTVRAA; the protein is encoded by the coding sequence ATGAAGCCACTGTACGAGCGGCTGCTGCTCTACATCCGATCCCAGGAGCGGGTGTTCTGCGACGAGACGCCGTTGCCCCGGCTGGATCCCGGACGGGGCCGCACCAGGATCTGCCAGCTGTGGGCCCAGGCGGTGGATGACCGCCCCTGGCAGGGACCGGCCCGGCCCGCAGTCGGCTACGTGTTCGCCGAGGGGCGGGACACGGCGGCGATCCAGGACCAGCTGGCGGGCTTCGACGGGCTTCTCCAGGTGGACGGCTATGCGGCCTACAAGGCGCTCGTCCGCCGCCGGAAGCGGGCGACGATCCGGCTCGTCTTCTGCCTGAGCCATGCCCGCCGCAAGTTCGTGGCGGTGTTCAGGACGACCCGGTCGGAGGTGGCGCGGGAGGTGATCGGGCGCATCGGCGAGGTCTACGCCATCGAGGCACGCATCCGCGGCACGACGGCGGAGACCCGCCTGCGGGTCCGGCAGGACCGGTCCCGGCCGATCCTGGAGGCGCTGAAGGTCCGGCTGATGGCGGTGCGGGCGGAGATCTCCGGCCAGTCGAGCCTGGCCAAGGCGATCGCCTACACCCTGGGTCACTGGGACGGGCTGGTCGCCTTCCTCGAGGACGGCCGCATCGAGGTGGACACCAACACCGTGGAGAGACTGATGCGCCCGATCGGGTTGGGCCGCAAGAACGCCCTGTTCGCCGGCTCCGCGGCGGGCGGCCGGGACTGGGCGATCCTCGCCTCGCTGATCAACAGCGCCAGGCTGAACGGCCTCGACCCGTTCTCCTACCTGGCCGACGTGCTGGAGCGCATCGTGTCGGGTGCCGTGAAGGCCAACGACCTCGACCGCCTGCTGCCGTGGGCATGGAAAGCCGAGCGGGACGCCGATGCCGGGACGGTCCGGGCGGCATGA
- the istA gene encoding IS21 family transposase: MPGTHITDRQVSLYMKNRQTNTPAVAAAKAGFSTSTAYRIEQDPRPPSQKILPRGRRRPDPLAGIWDSEVVPMLKAAPGLRSIAVFAEMRRRHPDLSEKVRRTLERRIRAWRAVNGPDQDVIFRQHHEPGKMGLSDFTDMGDAAVSVAGQPLDHRLFHFRLAYSGWQHAHVILGGESFVALAEGLQNALWSLGGAPADHRSDSLSAAFRNLDRDAAEDLTRRYEDLCRHYGMVPSRNNRGLAHENGSIESPHGHLKRAIDDALLLRGSRDFPDLPDYRRFIDEVVGQQNARRAKAIEVERGTLKPLPPDRTADFEQTLVHVTSSGGFTLRKVFYTVPSRLIGHRLRVHLFDDRLDCFLGGTRVLTLARGRPRGNGRHGHVVDYRHVIHALRRKPMALLNLVYRDQLFPRRAFERTFEALLAAGSDRQACTTAVALLSLAHERGCEAELAEVLDADLEAGRLPDLPALRERFQRTGAPVTGVVVDLVPLSVYDELVHGAAA, from the coding sequence TTGCCGGGCACACACATCACCGACCGCCAAGTGAGCCTTTACATGAAAAACCGACAAACCAACACTCCCGCCGTCGCTGCGGCCAAAGCCGGGTTCAGCACGTCAACCGCCTACCGCATCGAGCAGGACCCCCGACCACCCTCGCAGAAGATCCTACCCCGCGGCCGGCGCCGCCCGGATCCGCTGGCCGGGATCTGGGACAGCGAGGTGGTGCCGATGCTCAAAGCCGCTCCGGGCCTGCGCTCGATCGCCGTGTTCGCCGAGATGCGCCGGCGGCATCCGGACCTGAGCGAGAAGGTCCGCCGAACGCTGGAGCGCCGCATCCGGGCCTGGCGAGCCGTCAACGGTCCGGACCAGGACGTCATCTTCCGGCAGCATCATGAGCCGGGCAAGATGGGCTTGTCGGACTTCACGGACATGGGCGACGCCGCCGTGTCCGTTGCCGGGCAGCCGCTCGATCACCGTCTCTTCCACTTCCGCCTGGCCTATTCCGGCTGGCAGCACGCCCATGTCATCCTGGGCGGCGAGAGCTTCGTCGCCCTGGCCGAAGGGCTGCAGAACGCGCTCTGGTCGCTCGGCGGGGCGCCGGCGGACCATCGCAGCGACAGCCTGTCGGCGGCGTTCCGCAACCTGGACCGCGATGCCGCCGAGGATCTGACCCGCCGCTATGAGGACCTGTGCCGCCATTACGGCATGGTGCCGAGCCGCAACAACCGCGGCCTCGCCCACGAGAACGGCTCCATCGAGAGCCCGCACGGCCATCTCAAGCGCGCCATCGACGATGCGCTGCTGCTCCGCGGCAGCCGGGACTTCCCCGACCTGCCGGACTACCGCCGCTTCATCGACGAGGTGGTCGGCCAGCAGAACGCCCGCCGGGCCAAGGCGATCGAGGTGGAGCGCGGCACCCTCAAGCCATTGCCGCCCGACAGGACCGCCGACTTCGAGCAGACCCTCGTCCACGTCACCTCCAGTGGCGGCTTCACCCTGCGCAAGGTGTTCTACACCGTGCCCTCCCGGCTGATCGGCCACCGCCTGCGGGTCCACCTGTTCGACGATCGCCTGGACTGCTTCCTGGGCGGCACGCGCGTCCTCACCCTGGCCCGCGGCCGTCCGCGCGGCAACGGCCGGCACGGCCATGTCGTCGATTACCGTCACGTCATCCATGCCCTGCGACGCAAGCCGATGGCCCTGCTCAACCTCGTCTACCGGGACCAGCTGTTCCCCCGCCGGGCCTTCGAGCGCACCTTCGAGGCGCTGCTCGCCGCCGGCAGTGACCGCCAGGCCTGCACCACGGCCGTCGCCCTGCTGTCGCTGGCCCACGAGCGCGGCTGCGAGGCCGAACTGGCCGAAGTCCTCGATGCCGACCTGGAAGCGGGACGGCTGCCCGACCTTCCGGCCCTGCGCGAACGCTTCCAGCGCACCGGGGCGCCGGTCACCGGTGTCGTCGTCGATCTCGTGCCGCTGAGCGTCTACGACGAACTCGTGCATGGAGCCGCGGCATGA
- a CDS encoding IS66 family transposase zinc-finger binding domain-containing protein, translating to MAEPPDPLSADPAELVRSIRDLEARNADLQAQVKTLKALIFGAKSERTAVIDPDQGVLDLGDLAVEATPAANDNADRTSGKPGRHPRRPANRNVGALPRHLPRVETTIEPESTACPCCAGPMHRIGEDVAEALDVIPALVRVLRTIRPKYACRCCHGTLVQAAARPRVVDGGMATTALVAHVVVAKFAWHLPLYRQAQMFAGQGIALDRTTLVFWVRRAAWWLKPMARQSG from the coding sequence ATGGCCGAGCCTCCCGACCCGCTCTCCGCAGACCCCGCCGAACTGGTCCGGAGCATCCGTGATCTGGAGGCCAGGAACGCGGACCTGCAAGCGCAGGTGAAGACCCTGAAGGCGCTGATCTTCGGGGCGAAGTCGGAGAGGACCGCGGTGATCGACCCGGACCAGGGCGTCCTCGATCTCGGCGACCTCGCCGTCGAGGCGACCCCAGCCGCCAACGACAACGCGGACCGCACGTCCGGTAAGCCGGGGCGACACCCGCGCCGTCCGGCGAACCGGAATGTCGGCGCTCTGCCCCGGCATCTGCCGCGGGTCGAGACGACCATCGAGCCGGAGAGCACCGCGTGCCCGTGCTGCGCCGGGCCGATGCACCGGATCGGCGAGGACGTCGCCGAGGCGTTGGACGTGATCCCGGCCCTTGTGCGCGTCCTGCGCACCATCCGGCCGAAGTATGCCTGCCGATGCTGCCACGGCACCCTGGTCCAGGCCGCCGCCAGGCCGCGCGTGGTGGACGGCGGCATGGCCACCACCGCGCTGGTCGCCCACGTGGTGGTGGCGAAGTTCGCCTGGCACCTGCCGCTGTACCGGCAGGCCCAGATGTTCGCCGGCCAGGGCATCGCGCTGGACCGGACAACGCTGGTGTTCTGGGTCCGCCGGGCGGCGTGGTGGCTGAAGCCTATGGCCCGACAATCAGGATAG